A part of Planococcus sp. MB-3u-03 genomic DNA contains:
- a CDS encoding potassium/proton antiporter: MQSFSVDGIILIGGIFLLAGVLMTKVSARAGVPSLVLFMFLGMVLGSDVSGLIYFSNAEIAQMVGIVALIIILFEGGLQTQWKHIRPVLGGSIVLATLGVLITTGIVAVAAYYVFDLTWLQALLLGSIVGSTDAAAVFSVLAGQNIKSKISSTLEAESGTNDPMAMFLTIAFVQLIMIPDSSVWTMLGSFLLQMGLGLVLGLALGLFASWTINRIRLDASGLYAVLAAGFAIFIYSFTAVLGGSGLLAVYLAALVIGTRDLTHSYSIVSFHEGFAWLMQIVMFVILGLLVFPSQLADWDLIWKGLVLSFVLIFVARPIAVFISTAFFDYDLKEKLFMSWAGLRGAVPIVLATFPMLAGMENSILFFNIVSFIVLTSALLQGSTIPFFAEKLGLNGRPVPKRIHSLELVSMDRANAEMLEVELSEKSPFAGQLVQTIGLPNQTLISAIIRSGKLVMPTGTTRLRKGDVLYVLTEKKQVSKVKLVLGEEDFVN; the protein is encoded by the coding sequence ATACAGAGCTTTAGTGTAGACGGTATAATCTTGATCGGCGGGATCTTCCTGCTGGCTGGCGTTTTGATGACGAAAGTATCAGCTCGCGCCGGCGTTCCCTCGCTCGTTTTGTTTATGTTCCTCGGCATGGTGCTAGGCAGTGATGTTTCAGGCCTCATCTATTTCTCCAACGCAGAAATTGCCCAGATGGTCGGAATTGTCGCCCTCATTATTATCCTCTTCGAAGGTGGTTTGCAAACCCAATGGAAGCATATCCGCCCGGTTCTTGGCGGTTCAATCGTCCTGGCGACGCTTGGGGTTTTGATCACGACAGGCATTGTAGCTGTCGCAGCGTATTATGTTTTTGATTTGACTTGGCTGCAGGCCTTGCTGCTTGGTTCTATCGTCGGTTCGACGGATGCCGCAGCGGTATTCTCGGTTCTCGCAGGCCAAAACATCAAATCCAAAATCTCCTCAACGCTCGAAGCGGAGTCAGGAACGAACGACCCGATGGCAATGTTTTTGACCATCGCGTTTGTTCAATTGATTATGATCCCGGATTCATCGGTCTGGACGATGCTCGGCAGTTTCCTTCTTCAAATGGGACTCGGCTTGGTTCTGGGCTTGGCGCTTGGGTTGTTCGCGTCATGGACCATCAACCGGATCCGGCTTGATGCATCCGGGCTTTATGCAGTGCTTGCCGCAGGTTTTGCGATTTTCATCTATAGCTTTACAGCCGTCCTCGGAGGCAGTGGGCTGCTCGCGGTTTACTTGGCAGCCCTCGTGATCGGGACGCGCGATTTGACGCATAGCTATTCGATCGTCTCCTTCCATGAAGGTTTCGCTTGGCTTATGCAGATTGTCATGTTTGTCATTCTCGGGCTTCTCGTCTTCCCAAGCCAATTGGCCGACTGGGATCTCATCTGGAAAGGGCTTGTGCTATCGTTCGTGTTGATTTTCGTAGCACGCCCGATCGCCGTCTTCATCAGTACGGCGTTCTTCGATTATGATTTGAAAGAAAAGCTGTTCATGTCCTGGGCAGGGCTGCGCGGAGCGGTTCCGATCGTTCTGGCGACGTTCCCGATGCTCGCGGGCATGGAAAACAGCATCCTGTTTTTCAATATCGTTTCGTTCATCGTGCTGACGTCTGCGTTGCTGCAAGGTTCGACCATCCCGTTTTTTGCCGAGAAACTCGGATTGAACGGGCGCCCGGTTCCAAAGCGCATCCATTCCCTGGAACTGGTGTCGATGGACCGTGCCAATGCAGAAATGCTTGAAGTCGAACTGTCGGAGAAATCGCCTTTTGCCGGCCAGTTGGTGCAGACGATCGGCCTTCCGAACCAGACCTTGATCAGCGCCATCATCCGTTCGGGCAAGCTCGTCATGCCGACCGGAACGACGCGTCTCAGAAAAGGGGATGTGCTGTATGTCCTCACCGAAAAGAAACAAGTGTCGAAAGTGAAATTGGTGCTTGGAGAAGAAGATTTCGTCAACTGA
- a CDS encoding YceI family protein — translation MMISKVKGSFASYEAQVEADENNLENALIDFKIDVTSIDTNNEDRDNHLRSADFFDAEQHPHITFNATDIRKKDDDEYELEGDLTIKGITRPAKFEAEYGGKATNPWGVEVVAYNVNGKINRKDFGLTWNQALETGGVLVGEDIKLNLEIQANPA, via the coding sequence ATGATGATCTCAAAAGTGAAAGGCTCTTTCGCTTCATATGAAGCACAGGTGGAAGCAGATGAAAACAACCTGGAAAATGCATTGATCGATTTCAAAATCGACGTGACAAGCATCGACACCAATAACGAAGATCGCGATAACCACTTGCGCTCAGCAGATTTCTTTGACGCTGAACAGCATCCACACATTACATTCAATGCAACCGATATCCGCAAGAAAGACGATGACGAATATGAGCTTGAAGGCGATTTGACAATCAAAGGCATTACCCGCCCAGCGAAATTCGAAGCGGAATACGGCGGCAAAGCCACTAACCCTTGGGGCGTCGAAGTTGTTGCATACAACGTTAACGGCAAGATCAACCGTAAAGATTTCGGTTTGACATGGAACCAGGCCCTTGAAACAGGCGGCGTGCTTGTCGGCGAAGACATCAAATTGAACTTGGAAATCCAAGCGAACCCAGCATAA
- a CDS encoding ArsR/SmtB family transcription factor, whose product MKDMCEITKVHPEAVDRVQQHMVELDGVAALFKALADETRLKIAYALTIEPEMCVCDIAAVIGSSTATASHHLRYLRERDLAKSERKGKQIYYSLSDDHVRQLVTIANEHAKEGVSVEQNLSS is encoded by the coding sequence ATGAAAGATATGTGCGAGATTACAAAAGTCCATCCCGAAGCGGTCGATCGGGTGCAGCAGCATATGGTCGAGCTCGATGGCGTTGCGGCTTTGTTCAAAGCGCTGGCGGATGAAACGCGCTTGAAGATCGCTTATGCGCTGACGATTGAGCCCGAAATGTGCGTCTGCGACATCGCTGCGGTGATCGGTTCATCGACAGCGACAGCCTCCCATCATCTGCGGTATTTGCGCGAGCGGGATTTGGCGAAATCCGAACGCAAAGGCAAGCAGATTTATTATTCCTTGTCGGATGACCATGTGCGCCAGCTTGTGACCATCGCGAATGAACATGCGAAAGAAGGTGTTTCAGTTGAGCAAAACTTATCGTCTTGA
- a CDS encoding fluoride efflux transporter FluC, which translates to MISIAIFGFLGAIARYLFYMAVENRVRQPKLATWFVNSLGSLIIGACLGAGVPAASGIFGFLGAFTTFSTMALDSVKDFEDGHWKQGIFYISTTLVSGLLLFAVGYSIASM; encoded by the coding sequence ATGATCAGCATCGCGATATTCGGCTTTCTCGGAGCCATTGCCCGTTATCTCTTTTATATGGCGGTGGAAAACCGTGTGCGCCAGCCGAAACTTGCGACTTGGTTCGTCAACAGTCTCGGATCGCTCATCATCGGCGCATGCCTCGGGGCAGGTGTGCCGGCAGCTTCCGGAATCTTCGGGTTTCTCGGCGCCTTCACGACCTTTTCGACAATGGCGCTCGATAGCGTGAAGGATTTTGAAGACGGCCATTGGAAACAGGGCATATTTTATATTTCCACAACGCTTGTTTCCGGCTTGTTGCTGTTTGCTGTCGGGTATTCAATTGCTTCTATGTAA
- a CDS encoding P1 family peptidase: MHKGKRNSIADVTGVTVGHVTLDEKINEEESVCTGVTAILPHTGNWFEQKTPAASFVLNGFGKTAGLIQVDELGVLESPIMLTNTFSVAAVLQGTLDYVLAENPAIGDSTSSLNLLVGECNDSYLNSMRRMAVEPAHAAQAIRTASPDFAQGAVGAGKGMICYGVKGGIGSSSRTVEYGDEQFTTGALVLTNFGRKEEIAIANWLPENTPEQRPDGSVIIIIATDAPLDSRQLKRLAKRAAIGLGRTGTHVHNGSGDIIIAFSTAYTIPHQQQSPFTDLRVLRDDHEVMASLFQGVIESTEEAVYQSLFHAETTSGRMGRVVEKGLFE, from the coding sequence ATGCATAAAGGAAAACGCAACTCCATCGCCGATGTGACAGGCGTTACCGTCGGCCATGTCACACTCGATGAAAAGATCAATGAAGAGGAATCGGTCTGCACGGGTGTCACTGCGATCCTGCCGCATACCGGCAACTGGTTCGAACAAAAAACGCCTGCTGCATCGTTTGTGTTGAATGGCTTCGGCAAAACCGCCGGGCTCATCCAAGTCGATGAACTTGGCGTGCTCGAGTCCCCGATCATGCTAACCAACACGTTCAGCGTGGCAGCGGTGCTGCAAGGGACGCTGGATTATGTGCTTGCTGAAAATCCAGCGATCGGCGATTCGACCAGTTCATTGAATTTGCTTGTCGGCGAATGCAATGACAGCTATTTAAATTCGATGCGGCGGATGGCGGTCGAACCGGCTCACGCTGCCCAGGCGATCCGCACAGCTTCTCCTGACTTTGCACAAGGGGCTGTTGGTGCTGGCAAGGGGATGATTTGCTACGGCGTCAAGGGTGGCATCGGCTCTTCTTCACGCACTGTGGAATACGGGGATGAACAGTTCACGACCGGCGCACTCGTTTTGACCAATTTCGGGCGCAAAGAAGAAATCGCCATCGCCAATTGGCTGCCCGAAAATACTCCGGAACAGCGCCCGGACGGATCTGTCATCATTATCATCGCCACCGATGCACCGCTTGATAGCCGCCAGCTGAAGCGGCTCGCTAAACGTGCGGCGATCGGGCTTGGCCGAACTGGCACGCATGTACATAACGGCTCCGGGGACATCATCATCGCCTTCTCCACCGCCTATACGATTCCCCACCAGCAGCAATCCCCTTTTACCGACTTGCGGGTATTGCGCGATGACCACGAAGTGATGGCTTCGCTGTTCCAAGGCGTAATCGAGTCAACGGAAGAAGCGGTCTATCAATCGCTGTTCCATGCCGAGACCACTTCTGGGCGCATGGGACGCGTCGTCGAAAAAGGCCTGTTCGAATAA
- a CDS encoding penicillin acylase family protein — MKGKKWVKWLLIAFGSLIALGAVAGFFANAYISKSKPVIEGEVAVGVLEEQVTVVRDDIGVPHIQAESDADLYRAQGYVQAQDRLFQMDLSRRQASGRLAEVIGEAAVDTDKYFRTFSLRRAGEASWEGYGEEAKQVLEWYAEGVNAYIEEAKEDGRLSYEFALLGYEPEPWTPVDSLAIGKFMAYDLGGHWNSLAVRHWALNEFPEDKARELFIRYPEEAPAILAANKKQPVSVAGAFDPSVIPPEFNGSNNWVVSGEKTESGLPLLADDPHLGLSTPSIWYQMHLESPEQNVSGVIFAGIPGIILGHNEQIAWGVTNVGPDVQDLYIETPNPDNPTQFRYEGQWEQAEVLEEPIQVKDGETVDFEVLVTRHGPVVSPVLYEEEPSAVFSMQWTALEPTLELQAVLNFNKAENWEQFETALEDFQAPAQNFVFASTDGTMAYKANGRIPIRKQGDGQLPVPGDSAEYGWDGYVPFDELPRSVNPESGFIATANNQVIDNSYPYHITDFWAQPYRYERIAEVLEGSDKLTAEDMMALQMDQKNLYAAEFLEDMMAEVEKMTDEHEELFKMLREWDQVDSAGQSAPFVFHTWMRQLPDTLFEERFPEDVYDMLSGKNHITDALLRRAFEGEEGAWVREYGGTGKWLADSLDLALDDIEDAQGSDPQDWEWGDYHQLTFPHPVAGASPILERFLNPDKVPVGGSNITVQAAAFNDDGEVDHGASWRFVADLADLSKAYHIVGPGLSGHVKSDFFHNQVDKWAQGEFHETRIEGDVEGAELTLTPE; from the coding sequence ATGAAGGGGAAGAAATGGGTGAAATGGCTATTGATCGCATTCGGGTCGCTAATCGCATTGGGAGCCGTTGCAGGATTTTTTGCAAACGCTTACATATCAAAGTCGAAACCGGTCATTGAAGGAGAAGTGGCTGTAGGGGTGCTGGAAGAACAAGTAACGGTCGTGCGGGATGATATCGGTGTGCCGCATATCCAAGCAGAAAGCGATGCGGACCTGTACCGTGCGCAAGGCTATGTGCAAGCGCAGGACCGCTTGTTCCAAATGGATTTATCGAGACGCCAAGCAAGCGGCCGCTTGGCTGAGGTGATCGGGGAAGCAGCAGTAGATACCGATAAATATTTCCGCACCTTCAGTTTGCGCCGTGCCGGGGAAGCGTCTTGGGAGGGCTACGGGGAAGAAGCGAAGCAAGTGCTCGAATGGTACGCGGAAGGTGTCAACGCTTATATAGAAGAAGCGAAAGAAGACGGGCGCCTCAGCTATGAATTCGCGCTGCTCGGCTATGAACCCGAACCGTGGACACCTGTCGATTCTTTGGCGATCGGCAAATTCATGGCTTATGATCTCGGCGGCCATTGGAATTCGCTCGCGGTCCGGCATTGGGCATTGAATGAATTCCCGGAAGATAAAGCGCGCGAATTGTTCATCCGCTATCCGGAAGAAGCACCTGCCATTTTGGCGGCCAATAAAAAGCAGCCGGTCTCAGTCGCAGGTGCTTTCGATCCATCGGTCATTCCGCCAGAGTTCAACGGCAGCAATAACTGGGTCGTGTCAGGGGAAAAAACGGAAAGCGGGCTGCCGCTATTGGCAGACGATCCGCATCTCGGGCTCAGCACGCCGTCGATCTGGTACCAGATGCATTTGGAGTCGCCTGAACAAAATGTCAGCGGCGTCATCTTCGCTGGCATTCCAGGAATCATTCTCGGGCATAACGAACAGATTGCGTGGGGCGTGACGAATGTCGGGCCGGATGTGCAGGATCTGTATATCGAAACGCCAAACCCTGACAATCCGACACAGTTCCGTTATGAAGGCCAGTGGGAGCAGGCGGAAGTGCTGGAAGAACCAATCCAAGTAAAAGACGGGGAGACGGTCGATTTCGAAGTGCTCGTCACCCGCCACGGCCCGGTCGTATCGCCGGTCTTATATGAAGAAGAGCCTTCTGCCGTCTTTTCCATGCAGTGGACCGCGCTTGAGCCGACGCTTGAACTGCAGGCCGTGTTGAATTTCAATAAAGCGGAGAACTGGGAACAATTCGAAACGGCATTGGAAGATTTCCAGGCGCCGGCACAGAATTTCGTGTTCGCATCGACTGACGGCACCATGGCGTACAAGGCGAACGGGCGTATCCCAATCCGCAAACAAGGCGACGGGCAATTGCCGGTGCCGGGTGATTCTGCTGAATATGGCTGGGACGGCTACGTGCCGTTCGATGAATTGCCGCGCTCGGTCAATCCGGAATCCGGCTTTATCGCGACCGCCAATAACCAGGTCATAGATAATAGCTATCCGTACCATATCACGGATTTCTGGGCGCAGCCTTATCGCTATGAGCGCATTGCAGAAGTGCTCGAAGGCAGCGATAAACTGACGGCTGAAGATATGATGGCCTTACAGATGGACCAGAAAAATCTATACGCGGCAGAATTTCTCGAAGACATGATGGCAGAAGTCGAAAAAATGACGGACGAACACGAAGAATTATTCAAGATGCTGCGGGAATGGGATCAGGTCGACAGTGCAGGCCAGTCAGCACCTTTCGTGTTCCATACATGGATGCGCCAATTGCCGGACACCTTATTCGAGGAACGATTTCCAGAAGATGTCTACGATATGCTATCGGGCAAAAACCACATCACCGACGCCTTGTTACGCCGGGCTTTTGAGGGAGAAGAAGGTGCATGGGTGCGTGAATACGGCGGCACAGGCAAATGGCTGGCTGACTCACTTGATCTTGCACTCGATGATATCGAAGATGCACAAGGCAGCGATCCGCAAGACTGGGAATGGGGCGATTACCACCAATTGACATTCCCGCATCCCGTCGCTGGAGCATCGCCGATTCTCGAACGGTTCTTGAATCCGGACAAAGTGCCGGTGGGTGGCTCGAATATTACCGTCCAGGCAGCGGCCTTCAATGATGACGGCGAAGTCGATCACGGGGCCTCTTGGCGTTTTGTGGCCGACCTTGCCGATTTATCAAAAGCCTATCATATTGTTGGACCAGGGCTGAGCGGCCATGTGAAATCCGACTTTTTCCATAACCAAGTCGATAAATGGGCGCAAGGCGAGTTTCATGAAACCCGAATCGAAGGCGATGTGGAAGGAGCCGAATTAACGCTTACCCCTGAATAA
- a CDS encoding FMN-dependent NADH-azoreductase: MENILVVKANNRPASEGVSSKMHEVFMENLKTDAEVNTFDVFAEDMPYFGQDFFDAMQKSAQAEELTDLEQRILTAANKAMDAFMDADVVVFAFPLWNKTIPAALQTFIDYVYRAGMTFKYTEEGPVGLVPEKKVIILNARGGVYSTPEMAPSEMSVNYIRAIMNFFGITDIEEVIIEGHNMYPDRAEQIIADGMERVKETANTLSKVNA; this comes from the coding sequence GTGGAAAATATTTTAGTCGTAAAAGCCAATAACCGCCCGGCTTCCGAGGGCGTTTCAAGTAAAATGCACGAAGTATTCATGGAGAACTTAAAGACGGATGCAGAGGTCAACACGTTTGACGTATTCGCAGAAGATATGCCGTATTTCGGCCAGGATTTCTTCGATGCAATGCAAAAATCTGCACAAGCAGAAGAATTGACTGACCTGGAGCAGCGCATCTTGACTGCGGCCAACAAAGCGATGGACGCATTCATGGATGCTGATGTAGTCGTGTTCGCATTCCCGTTATGGAATAAAACAATTCCTGCAGCATTGCAGACTTTCATTGACTATGTCTACCGTGCAGGCATGACCTTCAAATATACGGAAGAAGGCCCGGTTGGCTTGGTTCCAGAGAAAAAAGTCATCATCTTGAACGCACGCGGCGGCGTTTACTCGACACCAGAAATGGCGCCTAGTGAAATGAGCGTCAACTACATCCGTGCCATCATGAACTTCTTCGGGATCACAGACATCGAAGAAGTCATCATCGAAGGCCACAATATGTACCCTGACCGCGCTGAGCAAATCATTGCAGACGGCATGGAACGCGTGAAAGAAACAGCTAACACACTTTCTAAAGTAAACGCGTAA
- a CDS encoding fluoride efflux transporter FluC has protein sequence MKNILAVGFGGMAGSLLRTAVFQFTGAGMGLWLVNILGSFIIGIAAARLVKRSAETRLFVSTGLIGSFTSFRPFRRIGSACLNRPY, from the coding sequence ATGAAAAACATATTGGCTGTAGGGTTTGGCGGCATGGCCGGATCGCTTCTCCGCACTGCCGTGTTTCAATTCACCGGAGCGGGGATGGGCTTGTGGCTTGTGAACATTCTCGGAAGCTTCATCATCGGCATCGCAGCGGCCCGGTTGGTGAAGCGTTCGGCGGAGACACGGCTGTTCGTCTCGACCGGGCTTATCGGTTCGTTCACGAGTTTTCGGCCTTTTCGGCGGATTGGTTCCGCTTGCTTGAATCGTCCTTATTAA
- a CDS encoding FAD-dependent oxidoreductase produces MRAYKELPDYPAFTGNKSTEVAVIGAGIAGVITAYLLAKEGKKVTLLDAGKLIDGVTGYTTAKISAQHGLYYAPLIKLAGEKQAKLYYEANMAGLKFIEETAKELNIDCDFSHRDAFIYSTKDSTVKLLEKEAEAYQQLGIDGGLAREESELPFPVTEALVMRNQAQFHPVKFLTGLVKEMEKMGVDIHEQSRAMKILSKKDPVIQTENLSHLSCDKVVVATHYPFNDFDGMYFSRLSVNRSYAIAVRTEGKIPEGMYISADSPSRSIRFTPGEDGEKLLLLGGDGHATGQSSVETMEHYENLAKFGEDYFAAQEIPYRWSSQDLTTLDKIPYVGTITAGYENILVATGFHKWGMANGAIAGRILTDQIVGRDNPYAALFDPTRPKVKTADAASFLKDNASVAKELVSGKLKKASKTVDDLEKGQGGLVKVDGKKAGGYRDEYGQVHLVKPTCTHMGCDVAWNDAETSWDCPCHGSRFSHTGEVLEGPAVKPLKKLEGGI; encoded by the coding sequence TTGAGAGCCTATAAGGAACTGCCGGATTACCCGGCATTTACCGGCAATAAGTCCACGGAAGTTGCAGTAATAGGGGCAGGCATCGCGGGCGTCATCACTGCTTATCTACTGGCGAAAGAAGGGAAAAAAGTGACGCTTCTTGATGCCGGCAAATTGATCGATGGCGTCACGGGCTATACAACTGCGAAGATTTCGGCTCAGCACGGCCTGTATTATGCGCCACTGATCAAATTGGCCGGGGAAAAACAAGCGAAGCTCTACTACGAAGCCAATATGGCCGGATTGAAATTCATCGAAGAAACGGCAAAAGAACTGAACATCGATTGCGATTTCTCGCATCGGGATGCGTTCATCTATTCGACGAAAGATTCCACGGTTAAGTTATTGGAGAAAGAAGCGGAAGCGTACCAGCAACTGGGCATCGACGGTGGGCTTGCACGTGAAGAGTCAGAGCTGCCATTCCCTGTGACAGAAGCGCTCGTCATGCGCAACCAGGCACAGTTCCATCCTGTGAAATTCTTGACCGGCCTCGTAAAGGAAATGGAGAAAATGGGCGTGGACATCCATGAACAAAGCCGCGCCATGAAAATCCTGAGCAAAAAAGACCCGGTGATCCAAACGGAGAACTTGTCTCATCTGTCATGCGATAAAGTGGTTGTCGCTACCCATTATCCCTTCAATGATTTCGATGGCATGTATTTCTCCAGGCTGTCAGTCAACCGCTCCTATGCCATTGCGGTCCGGACCGAAGGCAAGATTCCGGAAGGCATGTACATCAGCGCCGACAGCCCATCCCGTTCCATCCGGTTTACGCCCGGAGAGGACGGGGAGAAACTCTTGCTGCTCGGCGGCGACGGTCACGCCACAGGCCAGAGTTCAGTCGAGACGATGGAGCATTACGAGAATTTGGCGAAATTCGGCGAAGATTATTTCGCTGCACAAGAAATTCCGTATCGCTGGTCGTCGCAGGATTTGACGACTTTGGATAAAATCCCTTATGTCGGCACCATCACCGCTGGGTATGAAAATATTCTCGTCGCGACAGGATTCCATAAATGGGGCATGGCGAACGGCGCCATTGCCGGCCGGATTTTAACCGACCAAATCGTCGGGCGTGACAACCCGTACGCTGCGCTATTCGATCCGACGCGGCCGAAAGTGAAAACGGCCGATGCGGCAAGCTTCTTGAAAGACAATGCTTCGGTGGCGAAAGAACTGGTCAGCGGCAAATTGAAAAAAGCATCCAAGACTGTCGACGATCTTGAAAAAGGACAGGGCGGACTTGTCAAAGTGGATGGCAAAAAAGCGGGCGGCTACCGCGATGAATACGGCCAAGTGCATCTCGTCAAACCGACCTGTACGCATATGGGCTGTGACGTAGCGTGGAACGATGCCGAAACCTCGTGGGATTGCCCGTGTCATGGATCACGCTTCTCGCACACCGGGGAAGTATTGGAAGGCCCTGCCGTGAAACCGCTGAAGAAATTAGAAGGCGGTATATAA
- the murB gene encoding UDP-N-acetylmuramate dehydrogenase, producing MMKETWLTDLRRFVAEDHVKMDEPLHLHTLTKMGGPADIFVAPTTEDEVAYTVKYAYDNDIPLLMLGNGSNMVVRDGGVRGIVLTFKKLDGIMINGTTVIAQGGADIKKVSRAAADRQLTGLEFACGIPGSIGGAMAMNAGAYGGEIQDVIVQATVLTKEGEKLVLTKDELELGYRKSIITKKGFYVLSSEFGLEIGEQRVIDAKMSDLTFQRESKQPLEFPSAGSVFKRPPGNFAGKLIQESGLQGRGFGGAEVSTKHAGFIVNKNNATANDYIQTIEMVKKAVFEKFGIDLELEVKIVGEDMA from the coding sequence ATGATGAAAGAAACTTGGTTGACGGATTTGCGCCGTTTTGTGGCGGAAGATCACGTCAAAATGGACGAGCCTTTGCATTTGCATACATTGACGAAAATGGGCGGGCCGGCCGATATATTTGTAGCACCGACAACTGAAGATGAAGTAGCTTATACTGTAAAATACGCATATGACAATGATATCCCGCTATTGATGCTTGGGAATGGTTCCAATATGGTTGTCCGCGATGGCGGCGTCCGTGGAATCGTGCTGACGTTCAAGAAATTGGATGGCATCATGATCAATGGAACAACTGTGATTGCCCAAGGCGGCGCGGACATTAAGAAAGTATCGCGCGCAGCAGCAGACCGCCAGCTGACAGGCTTGGAATTTGCCTGCGGCATCCCGGGTTCGATCGGCGGAGCGATGGCAATGAATGCCGGCGCATACGGCGGCGAGATCCAAGACGTCATCGTCCAGGCGACAGTCTTGACGAAAGAAGGGGAAAAGCTGGTCTTGACGAAAGACGAGCTGGAACTCGGCTACCGCAAAAGCATCATCACGAAAAAAGGCTTTTACGTCCTGTCTTCCGAGTTCGGCCTCGAAATCGGGGAGCAGCGGGTCATTGACGCGAAAATGTCTGATTTGACGTTCCAGCGGGAAAGCAAGCAGCCGCTTGAATTCCCTTCTGCCGGAAGTGTCTTCAAACGGCCGCCGGGCAATTTTGCCGGCAAGCTGATCCAGGAAAGCGGATTGCAGGGCAGAGGATTTGGCGGTGCGGAAGTTTCCACAAAGCACGCCGGATTTATCGTCAATAAAAACAATGCGACAGCCAACGATTACATCCAAACCATTGAAATGGTGAAGAAAGCGGTGTTCGAGAAATTCGGCATCGATTTGGAGCTTGAAGTGAAAATCGTCGGCGAAGATATGGCTTGA
- a CDS encoding DsbA family oxidoreductase: protein MKIEVWSDYVCPFCYIGKRTLEQALERSGYGSQAEITFKAYELDPQAPVDSSRFAYEHLAEKMGQSLERAKEMTAGVAEQAKAFDLHYDVENMPHANTFSAHRLVKWAATQGEEHQLTELLMHHYFEKAHNISNAETLLSIAEKAGLDREQAAEVLDSDQFQGEVERDIQEAGQIGVQGVPFFVVNRKYAISGAQPLEAFIEALEQIGEEEGMRPALKPIGKAKTSFCTGDSCDGE from the coding sequence ATGAAAATTGAAGTTTGGTCAGATTACGTTTGCCCATTCTGTTATATAGGAAAACGCACATTGGAACAAGCACTCGAACGCTCAGGCTACGGGAGCCAAGCAGAGATTACATTTAAAGCATACGAATTGGACCCCCAAGCGCCAGTGGACTCCAGCAGATTTGCCTATGAACACTTGGCAGAAAAAATGGGGCAAAGCCTCGAACGGGCCAAGGAAATGACAGCTGGCGTTGCAGAACAAGCAAAAGCATTCGATTTGCATTACGACGTGGAGAACATGCCCCACGCCAATACGTTTTCTGCGCACCGACTCGTCAAATGGGCCGCAACACAAGGCGAAGAACATCAACTGACCGAGCTGTTGATGCACCATTACTTCGAAAAAGCGCATAATATCAGCAATGCGGAGACATTGCTGTCGATTGCTGAAAAAGCAGGCCTCGACCGCGAACAGGCAGCGGAAGTTCTCGATTCGGATCAATTCCAAGGCGAGGTCGAACGCGATATCCAAGAAGCCGGGCAGATCGGTGTACAAGGCGTTCCGTTTTTCGTTGTCAACCGAAAATATGCCATCTCCGGCGCCCAGCCACTTGAAGCGTTCATCGAGGCGCTGGAGCAGATCGGCGAAGAGGAAGGCATGCGCCCGGCATTGAAGCCGATCGGAAAAGCCAAGACAAGCTTTTGCACAGGAGATTCCTGCGACGGCGAATGA
- a CDS encoding universal stress protein: MYQHVLVAIDGSEHSKRAAQHAIQLVEGTPQAQVTIICAVDYGKSEKESNRGLTSEQIAEAARDYLAPFEDIFHQASVRVKSVIVHGAPGPAIVSHANEHPYDIVIIGSRGLNPVQEFVLGSVSHKVAKRVKVPVLVIK, encoded by the coding sequence ATGTACCAACACGTATTGGTCGCCATTGATGGATCTGAGCACTCAAAACGCGCCGCACAACATGCGATTCAACTCGTTGAAGGCACGCCTCAGGCACAAGTAACAATTATTTGTGCCGTCGATTACGGAAAATCCGAAAAAGAAAGCAATCGAGGGCTCACAAGCGAGCAAATAGCCGAAGCCGCCCGCGACTATCTTGCACCCTTCGAAGACATTTTCCACCAGGCAAGTGTCCGTGTGAAAAGCGTTATTGTCCACGGTGCACCCGGGCCAGCCATCGTCTCCCACGCGAACGAACATCCATACGATATAGTCATCATCGGCAGCCGCGGCTTGAATCCTGTCCAGGAATTTGTGCTCGGCAGCGTCAGCCATAAAGTGGCAAAGCGCGTCAAAGTGCCGGTCCTGGTCATCAAATAA